In the Gossypium arboreum isolate Shixiya-1 chromosome 10, ASM2569848v2, whole genome shotgun sequence genome, one interval contains:
- the LOC108488755 gene encoding RING-H2 finger protein ATL78-like: MSTSISTEVQCLLGDFHSRRLLMLHAPPSPTPTMAAPTNPETNHPYTGNNSFDANVIMVMSVLLCAIMFTLVLNSIIRCVLRCSSLLASGSGASTSAQPPNRGINRKALKTFPTVNYSADLNMPGLDSECVICLSDFKPGDRVRLLSMCNHGFHVQCINKWLSCRSSCPKCRHCLVETCQKIVVFSSQASSSQPTPVQETAVTIGTGRA, translated from the coding sequence ATGTCCACTTCCATCTCCACTGAAGTTCAATGTTTGCTTGGAGATTTCCACTCTAGAAGGTTGTTGATGCTGCATGCCCCACCTTCTCCGACACCGACTATGGCAGCTCCTACGAACCCGGAAACCAACCATCCTTACACCGGAAACAACAGCTTTGATGCAAACGTTATTATGGTTATGTCAGTCCTCTTGTGTGCTATAATGTTCACTTTAGTACTCAATTCTATCATTAGGTGTGTATTAAGGTGTTCAAGTTTACTAGCCTCAGGATCCGGAGCCAGCACCTCAGCTCAACCACCAAATAGAGGGATCAACCGAAAAGCCTTAAAGACCTTTCCAACAGTAAATTATTCGGCCGACTTGAACATGCCTGGCTTGGACTCCGAGTGTGTCATATGTCTATCGGATTTCAAACCTGGTGACCGCGTTCGGCTTTTATCGATGTGCAACCACGGATTCCATGTCCAGTGCATCAACAAGTGGCTGAGCTGCCGCTCCTCTTGCCCGAAATGCAGGCACTGCCTCGTCGAAACATGCCAAAAGATTGTTGTTTTTAGCAGCCAAGCTAGCTCATCGCAACCTACTCCTGTGCAGGAAACCGCTGTGACCATAGGCACCGGTCGAGCCTGA
- the LOC108474528 gene encoding protein MAIN-LIKE 2-like → MHTFHLLCGEYTITLEDMQLQLGLLVDGYPVTRSTQSTDWGAICYELLGAILDNINEVWIKMGWLRDTFLDPNNDSIELKRIRYAQAYILEMIGGYLMPDLSGNRVHLRWLLKLIDFRAAVSMDTTQGSDNSGSNSG, encoded by the exons ATGCACACTTTCCATCTTCTATGCGGAGAGTATACTATTACTCTAGAAGACATGCAATTGCAATTGGGATTGCTGGTGGATGGGTACCCAGTCACTAGGTCCACTCAATCTACTGATTGGGGAGCCATATGCTACGAGCTTTTGGGTGCTATTCTGGATAATATTAACGAAGTTTGGATCAAGATGGgctggttacgagacacattccTGGATCCGAATAATGATTCAATTGAACTAAAAAGAATACGATATGCTCAGGCATACATTCTTGAAATGATTGGAGGTTATCTAATGCCAGACTTGTCAGGAAACCGCGTACATCTGAGATGGCTGCTGAAACTCATTGATTTTAGAGCAGCAG tttcaatggacaccacACAAGGATCCGATAATTCAGGCAGTAATTCCGGATGA